The proteins below are encoded in one region of Macaca nemestrina isolate mMacNem1 chromosome 10, mMacNem.hap1, whole genome shotgun sequence:
- the LOC105484225 gene encoding retinol-binding protein 5 codes for MPPNLTGYYCFVSQKNMEDYLQALNISLAVRKIALLLKPDKEIDHQGNHMTVRTLSTFRNYTVQFDVGVEFEEDLRSVDGRKCQTIVTWEEEQLVCVQKGEVPNRGWRHWLEGEMLYLELTARDAVCEQVFRKVR; via the exons ATGCCTCCCAACCTCACTGGCTACTACTGCTTTGTCTCACAGAAGAACATGGAGGACTACCTGCAAGCCTTAA ACATCAGCTTGGCTGTGCGGAAGATCGCGCTGCTACTGAAGCCCGACAAGGAGATCGACCACCAGGGCAACCACATGACGGTGAGGACGCTCAGCACCTTCCGAAACTACACTGTGCAGTTCGATGTGGGAGTGGAGTTTGAGGAGGACCTCAGGAGTGTGGACGGACGGAAATGCCAG ACCATAgtaacctgggaggaggagcagcTGGTGTGTGTGCAGAAAGGGGAGGTCCCTAACCGGGGCTGGAGACACTGGCTGGAGGGAGAGATGCTGTATCTG gAACTGACTGCAAGGGATGCAGTGTGCGAGCAGGTCTTCAGGAAGGTCAGATAG